The DNA window ACCTGCTATTCGATTAACCCTCCGAATGTCAAACGACAGAAAAGGCGGAggatttgcattgcattgttaCTGATGATGTTTGGCTCGCTTTAGCGATGTTGTACTCAAAGTTGAACTACATAATCAAAGGCGGTGAAAGAGAAGGTTCACTTTTTGGCGGCAGAGGAAGCTGGAAGATCCAATAGCATTGGGCAATGAAGGCAGGTTCAGGGCCAATAGGGATCCGTAAAATCCTATCCAATCAGTTCCTCTCTGATATGGTTTAAAGGCGTATATCAGCGGCGTGAAGACATTTTTTCCGAAAACCAGCAGCTGAGTACACAGCAATGGCTAGAACGAAGCAGACCGCACGCAAATCTACTGGCGGCAAAGCGCCCAGAAAACAGCTCGCCACTAAGGCTGCGCGTAAGAGTGCGCCTGCGACAGGCGGCGTGAAGAAGCCCCATCGTTACAGGCCTGGTACTGTAGCTCTGCGAGAAATCCGCCGCTATCAGAAGTCTACCGAGCTGTTGATCCGCAAGCTGCCGTTCCAGCGCCTTGTGAGGGAGATCGCTCAGGATTTCAAGACCGATCTCCGCTTCCAAAGCTCCGCTGTTATGGCTCTACAGGAGGCCAGTGAGGCATATCTGGTTGGTCTCTTCGAGGACACCAATCTGTGCGCCATTCATGCCAAGAGGGTGACCATCATGCCCAAAGATATCCAGCTGGCCCGCCGCATTCGTGGAGAGCGTGCTTAATATTGTTTGTGAACTGACAAACCAAAAAGTcaaaggctcttttaagagccacTTAAACCCCATTCAGAACAGCAATATTTTCCGTCCTTATGTgcaaagttttattttcttttggtgcCCTCTTTTTCATATATAATTGTAGCCCTCGGGATCACCGGTGGGAATTGGGTCTGGAAGCTTCACTtcctctgctcccctctccgCAGCTAAAATAATCTATTCCATATTAACCCTGTACTTTAACTGATACGCTGTCCGACATTGGTGATTTTGATACGATTATTCTGTAGCATTCAGCGATTTGCTGTCCCTAATTAAAAGGAAAATTgttaaatgcagtattttaagCCCGCTATTGCAGATTTGTCAATGTCATGACCACTCTTTACCTCTGAATACTTTGAGATAATTATAGATGCTTTATAAACAACTAGCATTCGAACAGACCGCCTTTGAAACCGCTTTAAACAACTGGATAATGCACTTCCGACCTGCCATGTGTATCATTTGTGCAACTATTTCAGGGAAGCACGACATATTTTTATATGCCATACAAATTGCCTATATTAACAACAGTAGCCGAATTAGCAACTAACTTtttagatgttagtttggcAGATTCAAATCCAGTCCAATCCTCTCATTTTGTCATctacaatatttttgtaatagACAGGGAAAAAACAGACATACTTCCCCGCAGTTATGTTGTTTTGTCGTCTCACCATGGACTAGACAGTACAATCAGTGTCAGATTTGAGTAATTTCTTAAAATAACTGAGTTATTCTTAATTTGAAGTGGTAAATCTGTTGAAATAAACtactttaattaatttccataaaaaacatattcatgTCTACTTTGGAACATGTTATCTCAACAGATCTACACAATTAGTGTATCACTGGTATTAATACTccataaaatgttcattttggcATGGACTTTTTAATGGATTTACATTTAATGAACTTTAAAAGACACACTGTTCAAGGTAAACCTATGCTGTAGCACCCCTGTGCATGCTGATTTTTGTTCCAAACCCAATTGCCATAAAATagttttaacaagctgttaatcaTTCTTCATTAGGTACTTTTCATCTTAATATGTGTTATTgaccttaaaccacattatgccagGAACAGCTTTGCAATGGTATGAATAATAACAT is part of the Conger conger chromosome 15, fConCon1.1, whole genome shotgun sequence genome and encodes:
- the LOC133112041 gene encoding histone H3, with product MARTKQTARKSTGGKAPRKQLATKAARKSAPATGGVKKPHRYRPGTVALREIRRYQKSTELLIRKLPFQRLVREIAQDFKTDLRFQSSAVMALQEASEAYLVGLFEDTNLCAIHAKRVTIMPKDIQLARRIRGERA